A window from Streptomyces sp. NBC_00299 encodes these proteins:
- a CDS encoding DUF5655 domain-containing protein, giving the protein MSDLKLFRPDANGWDVELRGSTVALEVELQRRIEANMEAMLGIRFLASDYPTGPWHRGRIDSLGLDENGSPALIEYKKGADSGVLSQAVSYLSWLDSARHEFEALVMEKLGSEAAEAIDWRNPRMVCIAASFSHHDRVAVHRLRERIDLVRYRVFDGDLLSLLLIESTSRSPSPAPARRRRRQREAEARTNTGPVQAPPGAAPACLQDLYAELDEALTAWGEVEVAQLRHYIAYRRMVNVASVIFRPKHEVILVYLKIDPETVELEEGFSRDMRGIGHLGTGDLEVRIASAADLEKAGPLIRRAFEAA; this is encoded by the coding sequence GTGAGCGACCTGAAGCTGTTCCGGCCGGATGCCAATGGCTGGGACGTCGAGCTGCGCGGTTCGACGGTGGCTCTGGAGGTGGAGCTTCAGCGCCGGATCGAGGCCAACATGGAGGCCATGCTCGGCATCCGCTTCCTCGCATCCGATTATCCGACCGGGCCTTGGCACCGGGGCCGGATCGACTCGCTCGGTCTGGACGAGAACGGCAGTCCTGCGCTGATCGAATACAAGAAGGGCGCCGACAGCGGTGTCCTCTCACAGGCCGTCTCCTATCTGTCCTGGTTGGACTCCGCACGTCACGAGTTCGAGGCGCTGGTCATGGAGAAGCTGGGTTCCGAGGCCGCCGAGGCGATCGACTGGCGGAACCCGCGCATGGTCTGCATCGCGGCCAGCTTCTCGCACCACGACCGGGTCGCCGTGCACCGGCTACGCGAGCGGATCGACCTGGTTCGCTACCGCGTCTTCGACGGCGACCTGCTGAGTCTGCTGCTGATCGAGTCCACATCGAGGTCTCCCAGTCCCGCTCCGGCTCGGCGCCGGAGGCGGCAGAGAGAGGCGGAGGCCCGTACCAACACCGGGCCGGTCCAAGCGCCTCCGGGCGCGGCTCCCGCTTGCCTGCAGGACCTGTACGCAGAGCTGGACGAGGCCCTCACCGCCTGGGGCGAGGTCGAGGTGGCTCAGCTTCGGCACTACATCGCCTACCGTCGGATGGTGAACGTCGCCTCCGTCATCTTCCGCCCGAAGCATGAGGTGATCCTGGTCTACCTCAAGATCGACCCGGAGACGGTCGAGCTGGAGGAGGGCTTCTCGCGCGACATGCGCGGTATCGGCCACCTCGGGACCGGCGACTTGGAGGTGCGTATCGCCTCGGCAGCCGACCTGGAGAAGGCTGGACCGCTGATCCGGCGGGCGTTCGAGGCGGCCTGA
- a CDS encoding DNA-methyltransferase: MPYTLHRGDALTALAGIPDNSVDAVITDPPYNSGGRTSSERTGRSARAKYTSADAEHDLANFPGENRDQRSYGFWLTLLLTESYRATVESGTALVFTDWRQLPTTTDALQAAGWTWRGIASWHKPVSRPQKGRLKQSCEYIVWGTKGPVDANRNPVYLPGLYTASQPRKERVHITQKPVEVMQELVKICPPGGTVLDPFTGSGTTGVAALREGRQFIGVELSEHYADIAEARLLEAMQQSARREDFILAGPEE; this comes from the coding sequence ATGCCGTACACCCTGCACCGAGGCGACGCGCTGACCGCCCTCGCCGGCATCCCCGACAACAGCGTCGACGCCGTGATCACCGACCCGCCCTACAACAGCGGCGGCCGAACGAGCAGCGAGCGCACCGGCCGCTCCGCGCGCGCGAAGTACACCTCGGCGGACGCCGAGCACGACCTTGCCAACTTCCCCGGCGAGAACCGAGACCAGCGCTCGTACGGCTTCTGGCTCACGCTCCTGCTCACCGAGTCCTATCGCGCGACCGTCGAGTCCGGCACCGCGCTCGTCTTCACCGACTGGCGGCAGTTGCCGACGACGACGGACGCGCTCCAGGCCGCCGGCTGGACCTGGCGCGGGATCGCCTCGTGGCACAAGCCGGTCTCCCGGCCGCAGAAGGGTCGACTCAAGCAGTCGTGCGAGTACATCGTGTGGGGAACCAAGGGTCCGGTCGATGCCAACCGGAACCCCGTCTACCTCCCGGGTCTCTACACGGCGAGTCAGCCCCGGAAGGAGCGCGTGCACATCACGCAGAAGCCTGTGGAAGTGATGCAGGAGCTGGTGAAGATCTGCCCGCCGGGCGGAACGGTCCTCGACCCCTTCACCGGCTCGGGGACAACCGGCGTCGCAGCCTTGCGCGAGGGGCGCCAGTTTATTGGCGTTGAACTCTCCGAGCACTACGCCGACATCGCCGAAGCTCGGCTATTGGAAGCGATGCAACAGAGCGCACGCCGCGAAGACTTCATTCTCGCTGGTCCCGAGGAATAG
- a CDS encoding C40 family peptidase has product MKKAIAIAGAVALGPTLLIAPVAVALAGSSSAQAACSADGAQAVDSAAVAKQVESILKGGDKGSVSVPGLDDPEEQIPNAQTIQATGIAMKVPARGQIVALATALQESGLRNLDYGDRDSLGLFQQRPSQGWGTAAEVRDPVHASTKFYEGLLKVSGWQSMTVAQAAQAVQKSGFPDAYAKWEPLATALQKAIAKSLGQNGSSGKDSDTGGEDEQTTSSAATACGTGGDGSSFGPIPVGSVPEGYKIPTNSPKSVRTAIRWGLGQLGTPYQWGGNCSDPHGQDPMGRCDCSSLMQASYKAGGVSLSRTTYTQVKEGKAVSVDALKPGDLLFTRGTAAAPEHVGMFIGQGLILQAPKTGDVVKISTLAEWRADVVAARRVV; this is encoded by the coding sequence GTGAAGAAGGCCATCGCCATAGCAGGGGCCGTGGCCCTCGGCCCGACATTGTTGATAGCGCCGGTCGCTGTCGCTCTCGCTGGTTCCAGCAGTGCTCAGGCCGCCTGTTCCGCGGACGGTGCACAGGCTGTGGACAGCGCGGCGGTCGCGAAGCAGGTGGAGTCCATCCTCAAGGGCGGCGACAAGGGGTCCGTGTCCGTTCCCGGGCTGGATGACCCCGAGGAGCAGATCCCGAACGCCCAGACAATCCAGGCCACTGGTATCGCGATGAAGGTGCCGGCGCGGGGGCAGATCGTTGCCTTGGCCACGGCTCTGCAGGAGTCGGGGCTGCGGAACCTGGACTATGGCGATCGGGATTCACTCGGTCTCTTTCAGCAGCGGCCCAGCCAGGGTTGGGGTACGGCTGCTGAAGTTCGTGATCCGGTGCATGCCTCGACGAAGTTCTACGAGGGTCTGCTCAAGGTCTCGGGCTGGCAGTCGATGACCGTCGCCCAGGCCGCACAGGCGGTTCAGAAGAGCGGCTTTCCCGACGCGTACGCGAAGTGGGAGCCGCTGGCCACAGCACTCCAGAAGGCCATCGCCAAGTCGCTCGGCCAGAACGGAAGTTCCGGCAAGGACAGCGACACCGGTGGTGAGGACGAGCAGACGACCTCCTCGGCGGCTACCGCGTGCGGCACCGGCGGGGACGGGTCCTCGTTCGGTCCGATTCCCGTGGGGTCCGTCCCCGAGGGCTACAAGATCCCGACTAATTCGCCCAAGTCGGTGCGTACGGCGATCCGTTGGGGACTTGGTCAGCTCGGTACGCCGTATCAGTGGGGCGGCAACTGCTCGGATCCGCACGGTCAGGACCCGATGGGCCGGTGCGACTGCTCGTCCCTGATGCAGGCGTCGTACAAGGCCGGTGGTGTCTCGCTCTCCCGGACCACGTACACGCAGGTCAAAGAGGGCAAGGCGGTCAGCGTCGATGCCCTCAAGCCGGGTGACCTTCTGTTCACCCGCGGCACGGCCGCAGCGCCCGAACACGTCGGGATGTTCATTGGCCAGGGGCTGATCCTGCAGGCCCCCAAGACCGGCGACGTGGTCAAGATCTCGACCCTCGCCGAATGGCGTGCGGACGTCGTCGCCGCCCGCCGGGTCGTCTGA
- a CDS encoding DUF6112 family protein — MQHGQYLAYNPGITPKEGGLPGLSVLKNVVSSINLYSIIAVVGALAISALVWAWGHHSGGHQAEANGKKGTVVAAGCALLLGAANGIVAFFSAMGTQVH; from the coding sequence ATGCAGCACGGCCAGTATCTGGCGTACAACCCCGGCATCACACCGAAGGAGGGCGGGCTTCCCGGCCTCAGCGTGCTGAAAAACGTCGTCTCCTCGATCAACCTCTACAGCATCATCGCGGTGGTCGGCGCGCTGGCCATATCCGCCCTGGTCTGGGCCTGGGGCCACCACAGCGGCGGCCACCAGGCGGAGGCGAACGGCAAGAAGGGGACCGTCGTCGCCGCCGGCTGCGCCCTGCTGCTCGGGGCGGCCAACGGCATCGTCGCGTTCTTCTCGGCGATGGGGACGCAGGTCCACTGA
- a CDS encoding SCO6881 family protein, with the protein MGACDLPLMQTMCNTIGGVVGSTGEAVTDGIGAWIAKSMGEMAQAAAELASKAVDRTTAIDLNAEWFRSNYELLLPIGLILTVGTFCLQLARAAWRRDERALAQAVSGTVAGVLFAFAAIACTTVAITVVDALSAGLFKAANTSIDDAVRRIIAVNNLGPTYALGWTLPAIAALGSAVGAFLYWAVMVARKVGILVLVTLAVFAGAGGGWEVARRWRRGWIEATATLIVSKLLMTIVFLLGVSAMGKSDASDGISALSDVLAGVVVMVLVMLCPYATYKFVHWAADGSGHDDLHRTGVAGVAVAAGAAKTAGQLAMQAGTGMRAPQGPSKVPGQGWGGVASGIDPTGGSRGDDKPKQTHFRFGEDPNATGDKGRALIRRPPTDGDRGQPLIQRPGQGTAADAAPVSSGPTPQGAAVAQPRVTHLDPPAPRRSGPVGGPSAQGGATPQRWVYPEPPAGSGS; encoded by the coding sequence ATGGGGGCTTGTGACCTGCCTCTGATGCAGACGATGTGTAACACCATCGGTGGCGTCGTCGGTTCGACCGGTGAGGCTGTCACCGATGGCATCGGCGCCTGGATCGCGAAGTCGATGGGCGAGATGGCCCAGGCCGCCGCCGAGCTGGCGTCGAAGGCGGTCGACAGGACGACGGCCATCGACCTGAATGCCGAGTGGTTCAGGAGCAACTACGAGTTGCTGCTGCCGATCGGCCTCATCCTGACCGTCGGCACGTTCTGCCTGCAGCTCGCCCGCGCCGCCTGGCGCCGGGACGAACGTGCCCTGGCCCAAGCGGTCAGCGGCACGGTGGCCGGTGTCCTGTTCGCGTTCGCCGCCATCGCCTGCACCACCGTGGCGATCACCGTCGTCGACGCCCTCAGCGCCGGCCTCTTCAAGGCGGCCAACACCTCCATCGACGACGCCGTTCGCCGCATCATCGCGGTCAACAACCTGGGGCCCACGTACGCCCTGGGCTGGACTCTCCCAGCCATCGCCGCGCTCGGCAGCGCGGTGGGTGCCTTCTTGTACTGGGCGGTGATGGTCGCCCGGAAGGTCGGCATCCTGGTCCTGGTCACGCTCGCCGTATTCGCCGGGGCCGGGGGCGGCTGGGAAGTGGCCCGGCGCTGGCGTCGCGGCTGGATCGAGGCCACCGCGACTCTGATCGTCTCGAAGCTGCTGATGACGATCGTGTTCCTGCTGGGCGTCTCGGCCATGGGCAAGAGTGACGCCTCGGACGGGATCAGCGCGCTGTCGGACGTTCTGGCGGGCGTCGTCGTCATGGTCCTGGTGATGCTGTGTCCGTACGCGACGTACAAGTTCGTGCACTGGGCGGCCGACGGCTCCGGCCATGACGACCTTCACCGTACGGGCGTCGCCGGGGTGGCGGTGGCCGCCGGTGCGGCGAAGACCGCGGGCCAGCTCGCGATGCAGGCCGGCACCGGCATGCGTGCTCCGCAGGGCCCGTCGAAGGTTCCGGGCCAGGGCTGGGGCGGTGTCGCCTCCGGTATCGACCCGACCGGTGGCTCTCGTGGCGACGACAAGCCGAAGCAGACCCACTTCCGCTTCGGCGAGGACCCGAACGCCACCGGCGACAAAGGCCGGGCACTGATCCGCCGGCCTCCCACCGACGGTGACCGCGGGCAGCCGCTGATCCAGCGTCCCGGCCAGGGCACGGCGGCCGACGCGGCACCGGTCTCCTCCGGGCCGACGCCCCAGGGCGCGGCGGTGGCCCAGCCGCGGGTCACGCACCTGGATCCGCCGGCACCCCGGCGTTCCGGGCCGGTGGGCGGGCCGTCTGCGCAGGGCGGTGCCACGCCGCAGCGGTGGGTCTATCCCGAGCCGCCGGCTGGATCGGGCTCGTAG
- a CDS encoding SCO6880 family protein, which translates to MLSDTSQPDGPATVKFPHRSRRGVLLGLSAPQLIVVTVTGLLLLAVLLTSGVTGALKLIPLWAGILAVVFVRHRGRSLADWAPIAARYALRRFRGQLVWLARPSTRPRREGLLHLPGTAASLRVVTAPHDRFGAVHDPHHGTLTAVVKVSSRAFALLDPATQSSNVAGWGRTLAALARTGHIARVQVLERTVPDSGDALNRYWHEHGNEATHLAGPIYIDLLAAAGPAAAPHEAYVALALDLKAARRLINQAGGGLTGGFAVLAQLTATFDQAARTAGLTPSGWLEAAEIAAVIRTAYDPKSSAALDQWSASGRPQAEPAAAGPVVLVEKADRIQTDSAHHATFWIENWPRIETSPGFLHQLLFTSGVRRTLSLTYEPKGLDSALKDVQRRKATVIADAAERQRKGQVDSEEDSVEYADIKQRERQLIAGHADVALTGLLTVSADTDEQLNAACAAIETAAVAALVDLRLLTWQQAEAFTNAALPLARP; encoded by the coding sequence ATGCTTTCCGACACCTCTCAGCCTGACGGCCCGGCCACCGTGAAGTTCCCGCATCGCTCGCGGCGCGGTGTCCTGCTCGGCCTGTCGGCCCCTCAGCTGATCGTCGTCACCGTCACCGGGCTGCTGCTGCTCGCCGTGCTGCTCACCTCCGGCGTCACCGGGGCGCTCAAGCTCATACCGCTGTGGGCGGGAATTCTTGCAGTGGTGTTCGTCCGCCATCGCGGACGGTCCCTCGCCGACTGGGCGCCCATCGCCGCTCGGTACGCGCTGCGTCGTTTCCGGGGACAGTTGGTCTGGCTCGCCCGGCCGTCCACTCGGCCGCGTCGCGAGGGCCTGCTGCATCTCCCGGGCACGGCGGCGTCCTTGCGGGTGGTCACCGCCCCGCACGATCGTTTCGGCGCGGTGCACGATCCGCACCACGGCACGCTCACCGCGGTGGTGAAGGTCTCCTCGCGTGCGTTCGCGCTGCTCGATCCGGCCACCCAGTCCAGCAACGTCGCAGGCTGGGGGCGGACGCTGGCGGCCCTGGCGCGCACCGGGCACATCGCCCGGGTCCAGGTCCTGGAGCGCACGGTGCCTGATTCCGGCGACGCGCTCAACCGCTACTGGCACGAGCACGGCAACGAGGCGACCCACCTCGCCGGCCCCATCTACATCGACCTTCTGGCCGCCGCCGGCCCCGCCGCGGCCCCGCACGAGGCGTACGTCGCGCTCGCCCTCGACCTCAAGGCCGCCCGCCGTCTGATCAACCAGGCCGGAGGCGGGCTCACCGGCGGCTTCGCCGTCCTGGCCCAGCTCACCGCCACCTTCGACCAGGCCGCCCGCACTGCCGGTCTGACGCCCAGCGGCTGGCTGGAAGCAGCCGAGATCGCAGCCGTGATCCGTACCGCGTACGACCCGAAGTCGTCGGCCGCCTTGGACCAGTGGTCGGCCTCGGGCCGCCCGCAGGCCGAGCCCGCTGCCGCCGGCCCCGTCGTCCTGGTCGAGAAGGCCGACCGGATCCAGACCGACTCGGCCCACCACGCCACGTTCTGGATCGAGAACTGGCCCCGCATCGAAACCTCACCCGGCTTCCTGCACCAGCTCCTGTTCACCTCCGGCGTACGCCGCACGCTCTCACTGACCTACGAGCCCAAGGGGCTGGACTCCGCGCTCAAGGACGTACAGCGCCGCAAGGCCACCGTGATCGCCGACGCCGCCGAGCGGCAGCGCAAGGGCCAGGTCGACTCCGAGGAGGACTCGGTCGAGTACGCCGACATCAAGCAGCGCGAGCGGCAGCTGATCGCCGGGCACGCCGACGTCGCCCTCACCGGCCTGCTCACCGTGAGCGCGGACACCGACGAGCAGCTCAACGCCGCCTGCGCCGCGATCGAGACGGCCGCCGTCGCCGCCCTCGTCGACCTGCGCCTTCTGACCTGGCAGCAGGCCGAGGCCTTCACCAACGCCGCCCTGCCCCTCGCCCGCCCGTAG
- a CDS encoding DUF6238 family protein, producing MPTEPLPELAPDFVPFATAALDFHQAINMPVAPVAASRAELDSLHAHIVALYGLLDAHTARTTPVARAEGDHLRACRIRLWQAAEHLHAAFHAAPHPGSGRLPTREACRARLPEGAPELTVCQRHLATATRVRRDHTPADLRDPFTGLTRH from the coding sequence ATGCCGACCGAGCCCCTGCCCGAACTGGCTCCGGACTTCGTCCCGTTCGCCACCGCCGCGCTCGACTTCCACCAGGCGATCAACATGCCGGTCGCCCCGGTCGCCGCCAGCCGTGCCGAACTCGACTCCCTGCACGCCCACATCGTTGCGCTGTACGGGCTGCTCGACGCCCACACCGCCCGCACCACACCGGTGGCCAGGGCGGAGGGCGACCATCTGCGGGCGTGCCGGATCCGGCTGTGGCAGGCAGCCGAGCACCTCCACGCAGCCTTCCACGCCGCCCCGCACCCCGGCTCCGGCCGCCTCCCCACCCGGGAGGCGTGCCGGGCCCGGCTGCCAGAGGGAGCGCCCGAACTCACCGTGTGCCAGCGCCACCTGGCCACCGCCACCCGCGTCCGCCGTGACCACACCCCGGCCGATCTGCGCGACCCCTTCACCGGCCTCACCCGCCACTGA
- a CDS encoding ATP-binding protein has translation MATRTRASASPLFVARKSDRRTARAARHQFAAAREQARHAARPEARPTAPGLDPALRATYPAAGRPGPAAARGGRLKLPAHRMTTATASGAYPFLAEGGLGAQGIYIGRDVHAEAAFTYDPFALYGRLDGFTNPNILLAGIIGMGKSALAKSLAVRAVAFGYRIYVPCDPKGEWTVVAQELGGQTIALGPGLPGRLNPLDAPARPYGVSEEDWRSEVRKRRLLLVGSLAKTVLGRELHPMEHTALDVALDQVVAYAEANGTTPLLGEVAYVLGSPERLDAALGELSGRLGHAAEDLAHALRRLVHGDLAGMFDAPSTVAFDPSAPMLSIDLSRLGGAGDDTALVLAMTCASAWMESALADPAGGRRWVIYDEAWRVMRHVALLERMQSQWKLSRGLGIANLMVIHRLSDLLAAGDAGSRGRALAEGLLTDCSTRIIYRQEADQLASAASLLGLSGVETQAVSALTKGRGLWKVAGRSFITQHLLHPRERELFDTDARMAAITRP, from the coding sequence ATGGCCACTCGTACCCGTGCCAGTGCCAGCCCGCTGTTCGTCGCGCGCAAGAGCGACCGCCGCACGGCGCGCGCCGCCCGCCACCAGTTCGCCGCCGCCCGCGAGCAGGCCCGGCACGCCGCACGCCCCGAAGCCCGCCCGACCGCACCCGGCCTCGACCCCGCCCTACGGGCCACCTACCCGGCCGCCGGCCGTCCCGGCCCGGCCGCCGCCCGCGGCGGCCGTCTCAAGCTCCCCGCCCACCGGATGACGACGGCCACCGCGTCCGGGGCCTACCCCTTCCTCGCGGAGGGCGGTCTCGGCGCGCAGGGGATCTACATCGGCCGTGACGTCCACGCGGAGGCGGCCTTCACCTACGACCCATTCGCCCTCTACGGGCGCCTCGACGGCTTCACCAATCCGAACATCCTGCTGGCCGGGATCATCGGCATGGGCAAGTCCGCCCTGGCCAAGTCCCTCGCGGTGCGCGCCGTGGCCTTCGGATACCGGATCTACGTGCCCTGCGACCCGAAGGGCGAGTGGACCGTAGTCGCCCAGGAACTGGGCGGGCAGACCATCGCGCTCGGCCCCGGCCTGCCCGGGCGCCTGAACCCCCTGGACGCACCCGCCCGGCCGTACGGCGTCAGCGAGGAGGACTGGAGGAGCGAGGTCCGCAAGCGACGGCTGCTGCTGGTCGGCTCGCTCGCGAAGACGGTCCTGGGGCGCGAACTGCATCCCATGGAGCACACCGCCCTTGACGTGGCGCTCGACCAGGTCGTCGCCTACGCCGAGGCCAACGGCACCACGCCGCTGCTGGGCGAGGTCGCCTACGTCCTCGGCTCCCCCGAGCGGCTCGATGCCGCGCTCGGCGAGTTGTCCGGCCGTCTCGGCCATGCTGCCGAGGACCTGGCCCACGCCCTGCGCCGACTCGTGCACGGCGATCTGGCCGGGATGTTCGACGCACCGAGCACCGTGGCGTTCGACCCCAGCGCGCCGATGCTGTCCATCGACCTCTCCCGCCTCGGCGGCGCGGGCGATGACACCGCGCTCGTCCTGGCCATGACCTGCGCCTCCGCCTGGATGGAGTCCGCCCTCGCCGACCCCGCCGGAGGACGGCGCTGGGTGATCTACGACGAGGCCTGGCGCGTCATGCGCCACGTCGCGCTGCTGGAGCGGATGCAGAGCCAGTGGAAGCTCTCCCGCGGCCTGGGCATCGCGAACCTGATGGTCATCCACCGCCTCAGCGACCTGCTGGCCGCAGGTGACGCCGGCTCCCGCGGACGCGCCCTGGCCGAGGGCCTCCTCACCGACTGCTCCACCCGGATCATCTACCGCCAGGAAGCCGACCAACTCGCCTCCGCCGCTTCACTGTTGGGGCTGAGCGGGGTCGAGACCCAGGCCGTCTCCGCTCTCACCAAGGGGCGCGGTCTGTGGAAGGTGGCAGGCCGATCATTCATTACTCAACATCTCTTGCATCCGCGGGAACGCGAGCTGTTTGACACGGACGCCCGGATGGCCGCGATCACTCGTCCTTGA
- a CDS encoding type IV secretory system conjugative DNA transfer family protein, protein MPSPRTSTPSTTTGTDFLLYLLIGIAALGMAGGSLSWLFGNLANATVGSDPWAAFRPTDALLHPERVWPHLAQPAVLTGCYLLPAATLITAAVLGGRLWLRFRRNPNGLADQRDLADLLPKKIAAKAIDLRPSLKGTQPKAVAPDDRGVLLGTLKPGATEVRSSWEDVLLAIMAPRSGKTSGLAIPAILRAPGPVLLTSNKAARDAFTATLDERSRVGTVWTLDPQQIAHAPQTMWWDILADAHDLAGARRLAGHFVTASVDESSAGDFWSTAAANTLTALFLAAARDHRPITDVLAWLASPADRTPIDLLQDAGLEAVAAQLQGTVAGAVETRDGIFETARQYASCLLDPGIAAWVTPPNGLEKVREFKPEAFATSKDTLFLLSKDGGGSASAIIAAAADAVMRAAVIQAERDGGRLDAPLLAILDEAANVCKIADLPDLYSHLGSRGVIPITILQSYRQGVRVWGEAGMDALWSAATIKLVGSGIDDADFADKLSRLVGDHDVRTVSVSTSESGKSTSVSMRQERVLPADAIRALPKGSALLLATGVRPALLDLKPWYREPDADRLGAASAQATAAITERALAKQLHRDDFGPAA, encoded by the coding sequence TTGCCATCTCCGCGTACCAGCACGCCCTCGACCACCACCGGCACCGACTTCCTCCTGTACCTCCTGATCGGCATCGCCGCTCTCGGCATGGCGGGAGGCTCGCTGTCCTGGCTGTTCGGCAATCTCGCCAACGCCACGGTCGGCTCCGATCCGTGGGCCGCCTTCCGGCCGACCGACGCGCTCCTGCACCCCGAACGCGTCTGGCCGCATCTCGCACAGCCCGCCGTCCTCACCGGCTGCTACCTGCTGCCCGCCGCCACGCTCATCACGGCAGCTGTCCTCGGCGGCCGGCTGTGGCTGCGCTTCCGCCGGAACCCGAACGGGCTGGCCGATCAGCGGGACCTGGCCGACCTGCTGCCCAAGAAGATCGCCGCGAAGGCCATCGACCTGCGGCCCAGCCTGAAGGGCACCCAGCCCAAGGCCGTCGCCCCGGACGACCGCGGCGTACTGCTGGGCACGCTGAAGCCGGGAGCCACCGAGGTCCGCTCCTCCTGGGAGGACGTGCTCCTCGCGATCATGGCGCCCCGCTCCGGGAAGACCTCGGGACTGGCGATCCCCGCGATCCTGCGCGCCCCCGGCCCGGTGCTGCTGACCTCGAACAAGGCGGCCCGCGATGCCTTCACGGCGACCCTCGACGAGCGCTCCCGCGTGGGCACGGTGTGGACGCTGGACCCGCAGCAGATCGCCCACGCCCCACAGACCATGTGGTGGGACATCCTCGCCGACGCCCACGATCTCGCCGGGGCCCGACGGCTGGCCGGGCACTTCGTGACCGCCTCGGTGGACGAGTCCAGCGCGGGCGACTTCTGGTCCACCGCCGCCGCCAACACCCTCACCGCGCTGTTCCTCGCCGCGGCCCGCGACCATCGGCCGATCACCGACGTGCTGGCCTGGCTCGCCTCTCCCGCCGATCGCACCCCCATCGACCTCCTGCAGGACGCCGGCCTCGAGGCTGTCGCCGCCCAGCTCCAGGGCACCGTGGCCGGAGCCGTTGAGACCCGCGACGGCATCTTCGAGACCGCCCGGCAGTACGCCAGCTGCCTCCTCGACCCGGGCATCGCCGCCTGGGTCACCCCGCCCAACGGCCTGGAAAAGGTGAGGGAGTTCAAGCCGGAGGCGTTCGCGACCAGCAAGGACACCCTGTTCCTGCTGTCGAAGGACGGCGGCGGCTCCGCCTCGGCGATCATCGCCGCAGCCGCCGACGCGGTGATGCGCGCGGCCGTCATCCAGGCCGAACGCGACGGCGGACGCCTCGACGCGCCACTGCTCGCGATCCTCGACGAGGCCGCCAACGTCTGCAAGATCGCGGACCTTCCGGACCTCTACTCCCACCTCGGCTCCCGCGGCGTCATCCCGATCACGATCCTGCAGTCCTACCGCCAGGGCGTACGGGTCTGGGGCGAGGCCGGCATGGACGCCCTGTGGTCCGCCGCGACGATCAAGCTGGTCGGCTCCGGCATCGACGACGCCGACTTCGCGGACAAACTCTCCCGCCTCGTCGGCGACCACGACGTACGCACCGTCTCCGTGTCCACCAGCGAGTCGGGCAAGTCCACGTCGGTGTCGATGCGTCAGGAGCGGGTGCTGCCGGCCGACGCGATCCGGGCCCTGCCCAAGGGCTCCGCACTGCTGCTGGCCACCGGGGTCCGCCCCGCGCTCCTGGACCTCAAGCCCTGGTATCGCGAGCCAGACGCCGACCGGCTCGGCGCCGCTTCCGCCCAGGCGACCGCGGCCATCACAGAGCGCGCGCTGGCCAAGCAGCTGCACCGCGACGACTTCGGCCCGGCGGCATGA